In Zingiber officinale cultivar Zhangliang chromosome 1A, Zo_v1.1, whole genome shotgun sequence, a genomic segment contains:
- the LOC122038649 gene encoding small GTPase LIP1-like isoform X2, whose protein sequence is MFWRQRERENSSWEYNSGPPLGQVRVLVVGDSGVGKTSLVHLILKGASISRPSQTVGCTVGIKHISYGSASSSSNSLNVDSQRDFFIELWDVSGHERYKDCRSLFYREINGVIFVHDLSQRRTKTNLQKWAAEIAANGTFSAPGSGGPGGLPVPYLVIANKNDIVAKERMRASGGNLVDVARHWVEKQGFLPPSEELPLTDSFPGISGLLTAAKEARYDKEAVIKFFRVLIRRRYFSDEPPAPTPWSINPLQNSLLQTFNNSSDDDQFHRRLSTDDIKYNVPPLPLLNIAPAIYPQQPVSGSENYNLHRFSASSSPQTSSTKSYRPDIIF, encoded by the exons ATGTTTTGGAGGCAGAGGGAGAGGGAGAACAGTAGCTGGGAGTACAACAGCGGCCCTCCTCTTGGGCAGGTCCGTGTTCTTGTAGTTGGCGATTCAG GCGTTGGAAAGACATCCCTAGTACACCTAATCTTGAAAGGTGCTTCAATTTCTCGACCTTCTCAAACAGTTGGTTGTACAGTTGGTATCAAG CATATTTCATATGGAAGTGCTAGTAGTTCCTCCAATAGCTTAAATGTGGATTCACAAAGAGATTTTTTTATCGAGCTGTGGGATGTCTCAGGGCATGAACGCTACAAGGATTGTCGATCTCTTTTCTATAGAGAAATTAATG GCGTTATATTTGTTCATGATCTCTCCCAAAGGAGGACAAAGACCAATTTGCAAAAGTGGGCTGCCGAGATTGCAGCAAATGGTACATTTTCAGCTCCAGGATCTGGTGGTCCTGGAGGACTTCCTGTTCCTTATCTTGTTATTGCTAACAAGAACGACATTGTTGCCAAAGAGAGAATGAGGGCGAGTGGTGGCAATCTTGTTGATGTTGCTCGTCATTGGGTTGAGAAGCAAGGGTTTCTCCCTCCTAGTGAAGAACTTCCATTGACTGATAGCTTTCCTGGAATTTCTGGCCTCTTAACA GCTGCTAAAGAAGCCAGATATGATAAGGAAGCTGTTATTAAGTTCTTTCGTGTG TTGATTAGGAGAAGATATTTCTCTGATGAACCACCAGCTCCTACTCCTTGGTCCATAAACCCCTTGCAGAACTCCCTTCTACAAACATTCAATAACTCAAGTGATGATGATCAATTTCACAGAAGATTGAG CACTGATGATATCAAGTACAATGTACCACCACTTCCGCTGCTGAACATCGCACCGGCCATATATCCACAGCAGCCTGTCTCAGGGTCTGAGAACTACAATTTACACAGATTCTCAGCTTCTAGCTCGCCTCAAACTAGCAGCACAAAGTCATATAGACCCGATATCATTTTTTGA
- the LOC122038649 gene encoding small GTPase LIP1-like isoform X1 has product MFWRQRERENSSWEYNSGPPLGQVRVLVVGDSGVGKTSLVHLILKGASISRPSQTVGCTVGIKHISYGSASSSSNSLNVDSQRDFFIELWDVSGHERYKDCRSLFYREINGVIFVHDLSQRRTKTNLQKWAAEIAANGTFSAPGSGGPGGLPVPYLVIANKNDIVAKERMRASGGNLVDVARHWVEKQGFLPPSEELPLTDSFPGISGLLTAAKEARYDKEAVIKFFRVLIRRRYFSDEPPAPTPWSINPLQNSLLQTFNNSSDDDQFHRRLSFSTDDIKYNVPPLPLLNIAPAIYPQQPVSGSENYNLHRFSASSSPQTSSTKSYRPDIIF; this is encoded by the exons ATGTTTTGGAGGCAGAGGGAGAGGGAGAACAGTAGCTGGGAGTACAACAGCGGCCCTCCTCTTGGGCAGGTCCGTGTTCTTGTAGTTGGCGATTCAG GCGTTGGAAAGACATCCCTAGTACACCTAATCTTGAAAGGTGCTTCAATTTCTCGACCTTCTCAAACAGTTGGTTGTACAGTTGGTATCAAG CATATTTCATATGGAAGTGCTAGTAGTTCCTCCAATAGCTTAAATGTGGATTCACAAAGAGATTTTTTTATCGAGCTGTGGGATGTCTCAGGGCATGAACGCTACAAGGATTGTCGATCTCTTTTCTATAGAGAAATTAATG GCGTTATATTTGTTCATGATCTCTCCCAAAGGAGGACAAAGACCAATTTGCAAAAGTGGGCTGCCGAGATTGCAGCAAATGGTACATTTTCAGCTCCAGGATCTGGTGGTCCTGGAGGACTTCCTGTTCCTTATCTTGTTATTGCTAACAAGAACGACATTGTTGCCAAAGAGAGAATGAGGGCGAGTGGTGGCAATCTTGTTGATGTTGCTCGTCATTGGGTTGAGAAGCAAGGGTTTCTCCCTCCTAGTGAAGAACTTCCATTGACTGATAGCTTTCCTGGAATTTCTGGCCTCTTAACA GCTGCTAAAGAAGCCAGATATGATAAGGAAGCTGTTATTAAGTTCTTTCGTGTG TTGATTAGGAGAAGATATTTCTCTGATGAACCACCAGCTCCTACTCCTTGGTCCATAAACCCCTTGCAGAACTCCCTTCTACAAACATTCAATAACTCAAGTGATGATGATCAATTTCACAGAAGATTGAG TTTTAGCACTGATGATATCAAGTACAATGTACCACCACTTCCGCTGCTGAACATCGCACCGGCCATATATCCACAGCAGCCTGTCTCAGGGTCTGAGAACTACAATTTACACAGATTCTCAGCTTCTAGCTCGCCTCAAACTAGCAGCACAAAGTCATATAGACCCGATATCATTTTTTGA
- the LOC122038648 gene encoding probable choline kinase 2 — MLAKTAPVLRPCSLFVMRAGSPLPRRRFRPCRRGASPHARIALQRVFVGAHEDSSNLVPVTPINIPSLSFCCGDFSKMGVAEVSELTGGAERIPKEAKKILYELASKWSNVADSRALEVVQLEGAMTNAVYQVNWPTMSKDGVSQKVLVRIYGEGVDAFFDREGEIRTFECMSRHGQGPLLLGRFANGRVEEFINARTLSAADLRDPNVSSLIASKLKEFHDLSMPGPRKVSLWERLRNWLKGAIRLCSPEEIEEFQLNKLADEIKMLEKILSAEDQSIGFCHNDLQYGNIMMDEEFKQMTIIDYEYASFNPVAYDLANHFCEMAADYHTQTPHILDFNKYPDVEERKRFVQTYLTSSGDKLIEAEVETMLQLIEKYALASHLLWGLWGIISERLNEIDFEYMEYARQRFQRYWLVKPEVLGSN; from the exons ATGCTCGCGAAGACAGCACCAGTCCTTCGTCCATGCTCTCTGTTTGTAATGCGCGCGGGTTCGCCGCTGCCACGCCGGCGATTCCGCCCTTGTCGGAGGGGCGCGTCGCCTCATGCGCGCATTGCACTACAGCGCGTATTTGTTGGTGCCCACGAGGACTCTTCTAACTT GGTTCCTGTCACGCCCATAAATATTCCATCTTTAAG TTTTTGTTGTGGTGACTTCTCAAAGATGGGAGTAGCTGAGGTATCGGAACTCACCGGGGGAGCCGAGAGGATCCCTAAGGAGGCAAAGAAGATCCTGTACGAGTTGGCTTCGAAATGGAGCAACGTCGCGGATTCCCGGGCGTTGGAGGTGGTGCAACTCGAGGGTGCGATGACGAACGCGGTGTACCAGGTCAACTGGCCAACCATGTCCAAGGACGGCGTCTCGCAGAAAGTGCTGGTTCGGATTTACGGTGAGGGGGTGGACGCCTTCTTTGATCGTGAGGGCGAGATCCGGACGTTCGAGTGCATGTCGCGGCACGGGCAGGGACCGTTGCTCCTCGGGCGTTTTGCAAACGGCCGGGTCGAGGAATTCATCAACGCTCGC ACACTTTCTGCAGCTGACCTTCGGGACCCCAATGTGTCTTCTCTGATAGCCTCAAAATTAAAGGAGTTCCATGATCTCAGCATGCCTGGTCCAAGGAAAGTCTCCTTATGGGAAAGATTAAG AAATTGGCTTAAAGGAGCTATCAGATTGTGCTCACCTGAAGAAATTGAAGAATTTCAGTTGAATAAACTTGCTGATGAGATAAAGATGTTGGAAAAGATACTGTCTGCAGAAGATCAAAGTATTGGGTTTTGCCATAATGATCTCCAATATGGCAATATCATGATGGATGAAGAGTTCAAACAAATGACAATCATT GACTACGAATATGCAAGTTTTAACCCTGTCGCATATGATCTTGCCAATCATTTCTGTGAGATGGCTGCTGATTACCATACACAAACACCTCACATTTTGGATTTCAACAAGTACCCAG ATGTTGAGGAGCGAAAAAGATTTGTTCAgacatatctaacttcttcag GTGACAAGTTGATTGAGGCTGAAGTCGAGACAATGCTGCAGCTTATCGAGAAATATGCTCTTGCCAGTCATCTTCTTTGGGGCCTCTGGGGGATTATATCC GAACGCCTTAACGAAATCGACTTCGAGTACATGGAATACGCAAGGCAGAGATTTCAGCGATATTGGTTGGTGAAACCTGAAGTATTAGGATCGAACTGA